In Pieris rapae chromosome 6, ilPieRapa1.1, whole genome shotgun sequence, the sequence TTAAAAATCCAAAACCTTCTCAGTAGTCTTAGGCCAATTATATTACTAACCTTTAACCTTTTCTGGTTTATATTGACTTCTTAACAATTCTAAAAACTGTTCATAAAACTCTTTTGATCTATCTCCTGGCATTGCAAGGTGGAAGTCTGGCTTATTTCCCTGTAATGGaaaaatactttgtaaattttgtgactagttacatattagtatAAAGTATCAGAATTACATGGAAAAGAGTTATGATTGATGAATATTACAGTCctgttttaactaaacaattattactgCTAGCCAGTTGCTTTgtctattttttgtttagtattcAAAgtctatatgttttaattaaattaaaatgctgTGTGACATTTTCACAAGCTAAAGATGTAGAGCTCAtgtttttttgatatatttgatgTAACTACATTGTAACTATGTTAAGAGTTACGgcatattctttaaaatttatagctAGGTATATGGCATAACTTTATCACTACAAAGCTAAAAAACTTGAATTAATTTACCTTCCATGTATTATATAAGGTAAACTGGCTAACACATAACAATTCTAATTCTGCATCCACAACAGTTCTTTTCCATCTCTTGTCTGTTTCatcattaaatagttttaaagaaaGTAATTTACGGGCCCTgtaagaaaaaattatttaacatgtcAGTTGGCCTTTTGaatcttaaaatgtatttgctGGAATAGGATATAATTCTCCAAGATTgctattctttttatataatacttttagtGTATACTGTATTCTCTTTCCAAGATATATTGATAACTACATAATAACAGTTTTTCTCCTATTCCAAAGTGTTGCTAATATTGAGCTACCTAAAATGGACAtaacttgttttataaatataagtataccATTTTCTtcaaatagtaatattattactgcTTGATTGTATATTAGTTGATAGCATATTTACAGCACAAATACTTGTTAATAAGAATGTTAATAACACcgaataattattgttttattaaaatcaatacaaatacaattctTAACCCAACAGCACGTTTAGACTATAATACCCATGAtgtaaaaatagttaattaaattataatagctACTTACATAAACTCCATATCCTTAATGGTATCAGTGTTTGATATACCTATAAAGATGCATAATCCTTGTCCAATATTACTAACTAGCTCACCattgactaaaataaaaatataatttaattttttttaataaattgcttaaataaatattacctaaacaataaatatatatctttatcgATCGTTCAATaagttatacaaatattttttttataattaaaacattaaatacaaacaatataggtacaataatatctattttaacCTCTAAACTTtacttattgaaaaatatttgttagtaTTTTGAGGATACCTGTAACATTGGCATTTAGTACACGTTGAATAAGAGCTTTCAtaactaatttttatgtattattcttttttttggtgaaattgtaattataaaatgtaattctcTTATCACTTATAATGTCTGATTTTACTAGTAATTAGTAAATAGTAAGTAACCAATTGTAAACTGTCAGTTCATGCATGCAGTCATACATTAGAAACAATGAATGCACGAAGTGTCAGATGCTgcttaattatagaaaaaatataatatttaaaaatagaaacggacatataatattatatcttatctcttaaacgagcaattcttgtatatatatatatatatatatatatataattaaaatctcggaatcggctccaacgattttcatgaaatttagtatacggggggcttcgggggcgataaatcgatctagctaggaatcatttctagattACTAGATAGTTTtacaacttaaacatagaattgctcgttttaagatgtcagtcaaataaaatctttattcgataattatattcatatttcaccattttattagtttgtaattcgtacttaaatataattaaagctCGGGCATCCaggtactaaaaataataagagatATTTAATAACGACCAACCGTTGtaattcaaactcaaaatataagGGGGATTAAAACTAGCGGACAGGCGAGTcgtaaaactattatttgtaGTAACTCGAggatttgaaataataattattattgcattaagaaaattttgatAATCAGATGTGTAAGGGAAAATCTTCATAGATTGACTGTAAGAATAAAACTTCGTTTTTCACGAAAGACTAGTTTATTTCAAACTTAGAGACTATGTTTAAGCATTATAACAATTAAGGAAGCTGTAAATACTAAGGAAttactaaacaataatattta encodes:
- the LOC110992424 gene encoding D-aminoacyl-tRNA deacylase 1 — encoded protein: MKALIQRVLNANVTVNGELVSNIGQGLCIFIGISNTDTIKDMEFMARKLLSLKLFNDETDKRWKRTVVDAELELLCVSQFTLYNTWKGNKPDFHLAMPGDRSKEFYEQFLELLRSQYKPEKVKDGVFGAYMQVSIQNDGPVTLEIESPPISEKSKTKDKPRQAISEIENDER